Proteins encoded together in one Triticum dicoccoides isolate Atlit2015 ecotype Zavitan chromosome 7B, WEW_v2.0, whole genome shotgun sequence window:
- the LOC119335704 gene encoding uncharacterized protein LOC119335704 encodes MGEVKEKEALAEILEDHRKGSSDDTLPPAGLDLNEGFSEASDDGRDGDENYDDDGGSTSEVAGGGRSSSNNNSANHESESSRGRHDKAEGSGERVPTVRQYNRSKHPRLRWTPDLHMAFLHAVERLGGQERATPKLVLQMMNVRGLSIAHVKSHLQMYRSKKIEHESSHERAAMSSVFSPMNFHMRRGDHPFHDMFFQQRAAGSTLTSRFNDGGVFTPRNAGFPDASRIYGLLQCRQPPLQTFDFKNSTSLRNQEWAFTQHAAAARARAVNDNGPGKGLIHEMIFRKDGKPTSHLFDVRDAAASSGTTSPSTTTTTTSQADRRPDGAKMGSMNWIGSSSRPLSKTMSATGLEQGGHAQLPFRWRGAAGSNGCHPNGNTGRTTSSSDPVVTCEAGSPLLLPKQGVPRTPAKATEETSIGADARKTKASAAAEENGWAPELQLSLSPNAAADTAGRGKKRNSAGQEVSSDKVPLSLSLSLHGGVVDDDDGGGRDGRRLEVATGSSSKKAALGLSTLDLTMSIKTLE; translated from the exons ATGGGGGAGGTGAAGGAGAAGGAGGCGCTGGCGGAGATCCTTGAGGACCATCGGAAGGGATCTTCCGATGACACCCTACCACCCGCGGGGCTGGACCTCAACGAAGGCTTCAGCGAGGCAAGCGACGACGGGAGAGACGGCGACGAGAACTACGACGACGATGGCGGTAGCACAAGCGAGGTTGCTGGAGGAGGCAGGAGCTCAAGCAACAACAACAGCGCCAACCATGAATCAGAAAGCAGCAGGGGTCGTCATGACAAGGCCGAGGGCAGCGGCGAGAGGGTGCCCACGGTGCGGCAGTACAACCGGTCGAAGCACCCCCGGCTCCGCTGGACGCCGGACCTCCACATGGCGTTCCTCCATGCCGTCGAGCGGCTGGGCGGCCAAGAGA GAGCAACGCCAAAGCTGGTGCTTCAGATGATGAATGTGAGGGGGCTCAGCATTGCTCATGTGAAAAGTCACTTGCAG ATGTACAGAAGCAAAAAGATAGAGCACGAGTCCAGCCACGAGAGGGCGGCCATGTCCTCAG TCTTTTCGCCCATGAATTTCCACATGAGGAGAGGGGACCATCCGTTCCACGACATGTTCTTCCAGCAGCGAGCTGCCGGCTCGACGCTCACCTCCAGGTTCAACGACGGTGGGGTCTTCACGCCGAGGAATGCCGGCTTCCCGGATGCTAGCCGGATTTACGGGCTCCTCCAATGCCGGCAGCCTCCATTACAAACCTTCGACTTCAAGAACAGCACGAGCCTTAG GAATCAAGAATGGGCGTTCACCCAgcacgcggcggcggcgagggcacgCGCGGTTAATGACAATGGTCCGGGGAAAGGGCTAATCCACGAGATGATCTTCAGGAAGGACGGCAAGCCGACGTCGCATTTGTTCGACGTGAGGGACGCCGCCGCCTCCAGCGGGACGACGTCGccgtcaacaacaacaacaaccacgagCCAAGCCGACCGTAGGCCAGATGGCGCAAAGATGGGAAGCATGAATTGGATCGGCAGCAGCTCTCGGCCGCTCTCGAAGACAATGTCGGCTACTGGTTTGGAGCAGGGCGGCCACGCTCAGCTCCCATTTAGGTGGCGAGGTGCcgccggcagcaatggctgccacccCAACGGCAACACTGGCAGAACAACGTCATCTTCAGATCCCGTGGTGACATGTGAAGCAGGTTCCCCGCTCTTG CTGCCGAAGCAGGGAGTGCCGAGGACTCCAGCCAAAGCTACTGAGGAGACGAGCATCGGAGCAGACGCGAGGAAAACGAAGGCATCGGCTGCGGCGGAGGAGAACGGGTGGGCGCCGGAGTTGCAGCTAAGCCTGAGCCCCAACGCGGCGGCAGACACTGCAGGAAGGGGCAAGAAGAGGAACAGCGCTGGGCAGGAGGTGAGCAGCGACAAGGTGCCACTCTCTCTCTCGCTGTCATTACATGGTGGCGTCgtcgacgacgacgacggtggtggCCGGGATGGCAGGAGGTTAGAGGTAGCGACAGGTAGCAGCAGCAAGAAGGCCGCTCTGGGGCTGAGTACTTTGGATCTGACCATGTCGATCAAGACATTGGAGTGA